Proteins encoded together in one Penicillium digitatum chromosome 1, complete sequence window:
- a CDS encoding Pyruvate/Phosphoenolpyruvate kinase produces MALPSAATSLRRSLQDPQVFITAPGVYDGMSARLALAAGFDALYMTGAGTAASVHGQADLGICTLNDMRANAEMLANLSPRTPLIADADTGYGGPIMVARTAEQYARSGVAAFHIEDQVQTKRCGHLFGKQLVDTATYTSRIRAAVQARERISSDIVIIARTDSLQQHGYEESLARLRAARDAGADVGFLEGISSREMARRVVTDLAPWPLLLNMVEHGSTPSISAKEAKEIGFRVIIFPFVTLGPALLAMREGLEKLKRDGLPGLDKELTPQMLFRVCGLDDSLHLDAAAGGVAFEGGVDEDEK; encoded by the exons ATGGCTCTTCCATCGGCAGCAACCAGCCTGCGACGATCTCTGCAAGATCCCCAGGTCTTCATCACAGCCCCAGGAGTCTATGACGGAATGTCAGCCCGACTAGCACTGGCAGCAGGCTTCGATGCATTATACATG ACAGGCGCCGGGACAGCAGCCTCGGTGCATGGACAAGCAGACCTCGGAATCTGCACGCTGAACGACATGCGAGCGAACGCGGAGATGCTAGCAAACCTTTCCCCGCGCACACCGCTGATCGCCGATGCCGACACCGGCTACGGTGGGCCGATCATGGTAGCCCGCACAGCAGAACAATACGCGCGGTCCGGCGTGGCGGCCTTCCACATCGAGGACCAGGTACAGACCAAGCGGTGCGGACACCTCTTCGGCAAGCAGCTTGTCGACACGGCAACCTATACCAGCCGCATCCGGGCAGCTGTACAAGCGCGCGAACGTATCAGCAGCGATATCGTGATCATTGCGCGAACAGACTCGCTTCAGCAGCATGGCTATGAAGAGAGCTTGGCGCGACTGCGGGCGGCGAGGGATGCGGGCGCAGACGTTGGATTCTTAGAGGGCATCTCGTCCCGGGAAATGGCTCGCCGGGTTGTGACCGACCTGGCGCCATGGCCCTTGCTGTTAAATATGGTGGAACATGGGTCCACGCCTTCGATTTCGGCGAAGGAGGCGAAGGAGATCGGATTCCGTGTCATCATCTTCCCGTTTGTGACTCTGGGTCCGGCTCTTCTGGCAATGCGGGAGGGACTGGAGAAATTAAAGCGGGATGGCTTGCCTGGTCTTGACAAGGAATTGACGCCTCAGATGTTGTTTAGGGTCTGCGGGCTGGATGATAGCCTTCATTTGGATGCGGCTGCTGGTGGCGTGGCGTTTGAGGGTGGcgtggatgaggatgagaaaTGA
- a CDS encoding Histone deacetylase, with amino-acid sequence MARSSIVQEYASPSAPTATIDHKSTAELQNLQIARPQGYRVSWHANPAVEPHHFGQSHPMKPWRLTLTKQLVMAYGMHHAMDLYLSRAATYEEMADFHETDYLDFLQQIMPGDIDRPEQADNVARFNFGDDCPIFDGLYSYCSLYAGGTVDAARKLCNNQSDIAINWSGGLHHAKKAEASGFCYVNDIVLGTLQLLRHHPRVMYIDIDVHHGDGVEQAFWSTDRVLTVSFHKYDKDNFFPGTGAREDTGPAHPLNPGAHHAINVPLNDGIDDESYIALFKEVIGACMKTYQPGAIVLQCGADSLGCDRLGCFNLNVQAHGACVAYTKTFKIPLLVVGGGGYTPRNVSRAWAHETSILVEAENIINPTIPDSVTFRNHFGPDFSLFPPLSEMRKLDNKNTRAYLEGLVEAVHEQLRYIKGAPSVQMSFIPPDILGLREDTEKEIEEQTLLVEEEREEYEGGGSMASAASAAAGSGLAYTSSAGAIPRPNRRRDLERGAGYKGELYS; translated from the coding sequence ATGGCTCGCTCCTCTATCGTTCAAGAATATGCATCCCCCTCCGCCCCGACCGCCACCATCGACCACAAGTCCACCGCCGAGCTTCAGAACTTACAAATAGCTCGTCCACAAGGGTACCGGGTATCATGGCATGCCAATCCAGCCGTCGAGCCCCACCACTTTGGCCAGTCACATCCAATGAAGCCATGGCGCCTCACGCTCACCAAACAGCTTGTGATGGCGTACGGCATGCATCACGCCATGGACCTGTATCTCTCGCGCGCTGCGACCTATGAGGAAATGGCCGACTTCCACGAGACAGACTACCTCGACTTCCTGCAACAGATCATGCCGGGTGACATTGACCGGCCCGAGCAAGCAGATAACGTCGCGCGCTTCAACTTCGGCGACGACTGCCCCATCTTCGACGGGCTGTACAGCTACTGCTCGCTCTACGCCGGCGGCACCGTCGACGCCGCGCGCAAGCTCTGCAACAACCAATCCGACATCGCAATCAACTGGTCCGGCGGTCTCCACCACGCCAAAAAAGCCGAAGCGAGCGGCTTCTGCTACGTTAACGATATCGTCCTAGGCACACTTCAGCTTCTCCGCCACCACCCACGCGTCATGTACATCGATATCGACGTCCACCACGGCGACGGCGTCGAGCAAGCCTTCTGGTCAACTGACCGCGTGCTCACTGTCTCCTTTCACAAATACGACAAAGATAACTTCTTCCCTGGCACCGGTGCACGCGAAGACACAGGCCCCGCGCACCCGCTCAACCCAGGCGCCCACCACGCCATTAATGTCCCGCTCAACGACGGCATCGACGACGAGTCCTACATAGCCCTCTTCAAAGAGGTCATTGGCGCATGCATGAAGACCTACCAACCAGGCGCAATCGTTCTGCAATGCGGCGCCGACAGTCTGGGCTGTGACCGACTGGGCTGCTTTAACCTAAACGTGCAAGCGCACGGAGCCTGCGTCGCATACACCAAGACCTTCAAAATTCCCTTGTTGGTCGTGGGCGGTGGTGGCTACACGCCGCGCAACGTTTCCCGCGCATGGGCGCACGAGACTTCAATTCTCGTCGAGGCAGAAAACATCATCAACCCCACCATCCCGGACTCTGTCACCTTCCGAAACCACTTCGGTCCGGATTTCTCGCTCTTTCCGCCCCTTTCGGAGATGCGCAAGCTTGATAACAAGAATACTCGCGCGTACCTCGAAGGCCTTGTCGAGGCTGTCCACGAACAGCTGAGGTACATCAAGGGCGCGCCCAGTGTCCAGATGAGCTTTATCCCGCCGGATATACTGGGTTTGCGCGAGGACACCGAAAAGGAGATTGAGGAGCAGACGCTCCTGGttgaggaagagagagaggaatATGAGGGCGGTGGATCGATGGCGTCGGCGGCTTCGGCGGCGGCAGGCTCTGGCTTGGCCTATACTAGCTCTGCTGGTGCTATTCCGCGGCCTAATCGGCGGCGGGATCTGGAGCGTGGGGCTGGATACAAGGGAGAGTTGTATTCATGA
- a CDS encoding Oxysterol binding protein (Osh7), putative — MPVPHLRRTSQASRSSLEDSPPSGEDEIVEPDQGNVLSHIISQLRPGADLSRVVLPTFILEPRSMLERITNFMAHPETLLPMSEIEDPVERFVSVVKFYLSGWHIKPPGVKKPLNPILGETFTCYWDYPDGTRAYYISEQTSHHPPKSSYFFAAPEHKIRIDGTLKPRSKFLGNSAASIMEGVTILHLMNHGDKEKGERYILTQPNMYARGILFGKMKYELGDHSYVRCPENNLVADIEFKTKGYFSGTYNAIGGTIKNEKTGEVLYELSGLWTGEMDLKNVHTHKKDVLFDATHAKHTVPLVRPMEEQGPRESRRLWHNTVQALLARNHEVATDEKTKIEDCQRDEAAKRADEGVDWHPRLFRPIQGGPGGPDEGEEGLDWIINAQIDMHDPQVATEQILSIAPILQGSETKSDATQSTVERTDTQTSEVEKFVDAQEAS, encoded by the exons ATGCCGGTTCCGCATCTCCGCCGTACTTCCCAGGCCA GCAGATCCTCCTTGGAAGATTCTCCGCCAAGTGGGGAGGACGAGATCGTTGAGCCAGATCAGGGAAATG TTCTTTCGCATATCATTTCCCAGCTGCGGCCGGGTGCCGACCTGAGTCGGGTCGTCTTGCCGACGTTCATCCTCGAACCCCGATCTATGTTGGAGCGGATCACCAA CTTTATGGCCCACCCTGAAACCCTCCTCCCTATGTCGGAGATTGAGGACCCGGTCGAACGTTTTGTCTCCGTGGTCAAATTTTATCTCAGTGGATGGCACATCAAACCACC AGGAGTGAAGAAGCCGCTCAACCCCATCCTTGGAGAGACTTTCACCTGCTACTGGGACTATCCCGACGGGACCCGTGCCTACTACATCTCTGAACAGACCTCCCACCACCCGCCCAAGTCGAGCTATTTCTTTGCAGCACCGGAGCATAAGATTCGCATTGATGGAACACTCAAGCCTCGCAGCAAGTTCTTGGGCAACTCTGCAGCTAGTATCATGGAAGGTGTCACCATTTTGCACCTGATGAATCACGGGGATAAGGAAAAGGGTGAAAGATA TATCTTAACTCAACCCAACATGTATGCGCGTGGTATTCTTTTTGGAAAGATGAAGTATGAGCTTGGCGATCACAGCTACGTGCGCTGTCCCGAGAACAACCTTGTGGCCGATATCGAGTTCAAGACCAAGGGATATTTCTCGGGTACCTATAACGCAATTGGCGGAACTATCAAGAATGAAAAGACTGGGGAGGTGTTATATGAACTCTCCGGTTTGTGGACTGGGGAAATGGATTTGAAGAATGTCCAT ACCCACAAAAAAGACGTCTTGTTCGATGCCACACACGCCAAGCATACAGTCCCTTTGGTCCGCCCCATGGAGGAGCAAGGACCACGGGAATCACGACGGTTATGGCACAACACAGTTCAAGCGCTTTTGGCCCGGAACCACGAAGTTGCAACGGACGAAAAGACCAAAATTGAAGACTGCCAACGAGACGAGGCTGCGAAGCGCGCCGATGAGGGAGTCGACTGGCATCCTCGACTTTTCCGTCCCATCCAAGGCGGCCCCGGCGGACCGGACGAGGGCGAAGAAGGCCTCGACTGGATCATTAATGCTCAAAT CGACATGCACGATCCCCAGGTCGCGACCGAACAGATCCTATCCATCGCACCCATCCTCCAAG GCTccgagacaaaatcagatgCCACCCAGAGCACAGTTGAACGGACAGATACTCAAACATCAGAAGTGGAGAAATTTGTAGACGCCCAGGAAGCCTCATAA
- a CDS encoding Isochorismatase-like has protein sequence MLNFQRLSMTPIILDETLTADADAALHFHDHGAPSEPLPYWLVNLPRSQWTAECPSFLRDQSPKNVQCLSTPNHLYTRQNWEQVKEIIGTNRIDRFQRVPSELYKYLEYMAHIKAEYTSTMRFVVKERLGWGDVNWEDLKPRGGPFEYKEDIRIIYNDWPYGVEKDIIHLVVWTKFELEDDPATDDLTASARRTIESYVQDTFCSRVPPNQVVWFKNWKSLKSVPGIEHFHVMLHRPDMAFVREITLGDVPLIERL, from the exons ATGCTTAACTTTCAGCGGTTATCCATGACCCCAATCATCCTCGACGAGACATTGACTGCCGATGCCGATGCGGCCCTGCACTTCCACGATCACGGCGCACCCTCTGAACCCCTCCCATATTGGCTCGTCAATTTACCTCGGTCGCAATGGACCGCAGAATGCCCTAGCTTTCTACGTGACCAATCTCCGAAGAATGTCCAATGCCTCTCCACCCCCAATCATCTTTATACTCGACAGAACTGGGAGCAGGTGAAGGAGATCATAG GTACCAACCGGATCGATCGGTTCCAGCGTGTGCCAAGCGAACTGTACAAGTATCTAGAATACATGGCGCACATAAAGGCGGAGTATACATCCACGATGAGATTTGTGGTCAAGGAACGGTTGGGCTGGGGGGATGTCAATTGGGAAGATCTCAAGCCAAGAGGGGGTCCTTTTGAATATAAGG AGGACATCCGAATCATATACAACGACTGGCCATATGGTGTCGAAAAAGACATCATCCATCTGGTCGTGTGGACCAAATTCGAGCTGGAAGATGACCCAGCCACAGATGATCTAACGGCAAGTGCACGACGGACCATAGAGAGCTATGTGCAGGACACATTTTGCTCTCGAGTACCACCCAACCAG GTGGTCTGGTTCAAGAACTGGAAGTCACTCAAGTCAGTTCCCGGGATAGAACACTTCCACGTCATGCTCCATCGTCCCGATATGGCATTTGTTAGGGAGATCACTCTGGGAGATGTACCTCTGATAGAGCGGCTATGA
- a CDS encoding Isochorismatase family hydrolase, putative: MAANRIIRPALIVVDMQEDFCPPHGSLAVQGGRDITSLINTLLAKPGFIVRILTKDYHPKDHISFARNHPGPDNHPFTSFVTMKNPALGKKSETKQQQLWPVHCVAGTSGAEIIPEIDMSSEHLVVQKGMRPEVEMYSVFADAFGNCDHGTNAHSVSLDVAATLKTQGVTDVFVVGLAGDYCVKATALDAVKVGFRSWVVEEGTKCVVPASWDATKKELGTAGVSIISMNDPIVRDL, from the exons ATGGCAGCAAATCGTATTATCAGGCCAGCCCTGATTGTTGTGGACATGCAAGAAGATTTCTGCCCTCCA CATGGGTCACTCGCCGTGCAAGGGGGCCGCGACATTACCTCGCTAATCAACACTCTACTTGCAAAGCCAGGATTCATTGTGCGCATCTTGACCAAAGACTACCACCCAAAGGACCATATATCATTTGCCAGAAATCATCCAGGGCCTGATAACCATCCCTTCACTTCGTTCGTCACAATGAAAAATCCCGCTCTAGGAAAGAAATCAGAAACAAAACAGCAGCAACTCTGGCCCGTTCACTGTGTGGCTGGCACCTCCGGTGCAGAGATTATTCCAGAGATTGACATGTCCAGTGAACATCTAGTTGTTCAGAAAGGCATGCGTCCCGAAGTCGAGATGTACTCTGTATTTGCGGATGCTTTCGGAAACTGTGATCATGGAACCAACGCACATTCGGTCAGCTTGGATGTCGCTGCGACTCTCAAAACTCAAGGCGTTACAGATGTGTTTGTTGTGGGCTTGGCTGGGGATTATTGCGTTAAGGCTACAGCTCTTGATGCTGTCAAGGTTGGATTCAGAAGCTGGGTTGTCGAGGAAGGAACCAAGTGTGTCGTGCCTGCTAGTTGGGATGCCACTAAAAAGGAACTTGGGACTGCCGGGGTGTCTATTATCTCGATGAATGACCCCATTGTCAGGGATCTGTGA
- a CDS encoding RNA polymerase II subunit A: MASATQALETANPASAATDSYKLKFCTVCASNNNRSMEAHLQLSGAPAAFPVISFGTGSLVRLPGPSITQPNVYSFNTTSYNQMYEELAGKDERLYRGNGILNMLDRNRQLKWGPERFQDWVPGVPRVDHLSKGDKGAVGTEGGVVDVIITCEERCWDAVVDDLMNKGTSLNYPVHVFNVDIKDNHEEALTGGKAILDLANRLNEAAVAEHRVHGSDGWANGTGPARQSFDEKVPEILADWQERHPNLPALWTVAWL; the protein is encoded by the coding sequence ATGGCCTCAGCAACCCAAGCCCTAGAAACAGCCAACCCGGCCAGCGCAGCCACAGACTCGTACAAGCTCAAGTTCTGTACAGTCTGCGCCTCGAACAACAATCGCTCAATGGAAGCTCACCTCCAGCTCTCCGGCGCCCCAGCTGCCTTCCCCGTGATATCCTTCGGCACAGGCTCCCTCGTCCGTCTCCCTGGCCCGTCAATCACCCAACCAAACGTTTACAGCTTCAACACAACTTCCTACAACCAGATGTACGAGGAGCTCGCTGGCAAAGACGAGCGTCTGTACCGCGGAAATGGCATCCTGAACATGCTCGACCGCAATCGCCAGCTGAAGTGGGGGCCCGAGCGGTTCCAGGACTGGGTGCCTGGTGTTCCGCGCGTCGACCATCTCTCCAAGGGTGACAAGGGTGCTGTCGGAACGGAGGGCGGCGTGGTTGATGTCATCATCACATGCGAGGAACGTTGCTGGGATGCTGTGGTCGATGATCTGATGAATAAGGGCACCTCGCTCAATTACCCCGTTCACGTCTTCAATGTCGATATCAAAGATAACCATGAAGAGGCCTTGACTGGTGGAAAGGCGATTCTTGATCTGGCCAACCGGCTGAATGAGGCTGCTGTTGCTGAGCATCGTGTTCATGGATCCGACGGCTGGGCAAATGGGACTGGTCCTGCACGCCAGAGCTTTGACGAGAAGGTCCCTGAGATCTTGGCGGATTGGCAAgaacgacatcccaatttACCGGCCTTGTGGACTGTAGCTTGGCTTTAG
- a CDS encoding DNA excision repair protein (Rad26L), putative → MDNNENTAEVIAIDSDNDDLEVTHYATPTASSRFSGVKHGTDTPIKSESSRTILSSSSSAVKIQPVDSDEEDANDGELAYKKFKERKSLKRKQDASATRKAKVPRGDPIVGRVKQERPTPLAKRPLKQWGEISSDDELMENTLPGYLKTRRAQFNLKYEHLKDHGLKLPPTYENVDFSDDERLEELQERPVFPVTTRKQEYKDVELPYSRGIIPASIAQWLRQYQVEGVAFLHGLFVYQKGGVLGDDMGLGKTIQVIAFLTAAYGKTGDERDAKRMRKMRRSDDSAWYPRTLIVCPGTLIANWRAEFARWGWWHVDSYHGENKDLALDAAKSGRVEVLVTTYTTYMNNKNAVNMIEWDCVIADECHKIKERKSGTTQSMNEINALCRIGLTGTAIQNKYEELWTLLNWTNPGVLGPVSSWKAQISDPLKIGQSHDATLSELSRARRTAKKLVENLLPQFFIRRMKTLIADQLPKKIDRVVFCPLTETQAEAYENFLDSDIVDYIKTSTEPCDCGSGKKAGWCCRSLIPDRDPPNWQSYVFPAINVLQKLSNHLAILIPQGADPKEKQEKDRDYLELALPEQWQDLYRSRDSIVNYANPEFCGKWKVLRKLLKWWHSNGDKVLIFSHSVRLLKMLQMLFHHTSYNVSYLDGSMSLQDRAKAVDEFNTDSRQFVFLISTKAGGVGLNITSANKVVVVDPNWNPSYDLQAQDRAYRIGQLRDVEVFRLISAGTIEEIVYARQIYKQQQANIGYNASSERRYFKGVQEKKDKKGEIFGLKNFFGYQNANIVLRDIVNRTNVAESRAGVDVVDIDLKAEEEGYDYTDRSMKPEDDAMSQLAAMICRDDDEKNHKPLASLPTPHKHDPVQAILASAGVEYTHLNNEVIGSSRVEEDLSRRAELAQNDTTGDRQVFMSSQPFSQPAEEPMRFKYHPPEDVKRRQFCSMARRFGYADATEFALVVEGMTQAQRRACLDQWYRERREILLSAAQNTPEEWIKDRKVLKEDMGDEDE, encoded by the exons ATGGATAATAACGAAAACACTGCGGAGGTCATTGCCATTGATTCAGACAACGATGACTTGGAGGTGACGCACTACGCGACTCCGACTGCTAGCA GCAGGTTTTCTGGCGTGAAACATGGGACTGATACACCGATTAAATCGGAGTCGTCCCGTACTATTCTTTCCAGCTCATCAAGCGCTGTTAAGATCCAGCCTGTGGACAGCGATGAGGAGGACGCCAACGATGGCGAGCTAGCGTATAAGAAGTTCAAGGAGCGCAAGTCCCTTAAGCGCAAACAAGATGCTTCAGCTACCCGCAAAGCCAAAGTTCCTAGGGGAGATCCAATCGTTGGTCGAGTAAAACAAGAGCGACCAACGCCCCTGGCTAAGCGGCCATTGAAACAATGGGGCGAGATATCTTCGGACGACGAGCTGATGGAGAACACCTTGCCTGGATATCTGAAAACCCGCCGCGCTCAGTTCAACCTGAAGTATGAGCATTTAAAAGATCATGGGCTCAAGCTACCACCGACTTATGAGAATGTTGATTTCTCGGATGATGAACGGCTTGAAGAATTGCAAGAACGACCTGTTTTCCCGGTGACCACCCGAAAGCAAGAGTACAAGGACGTCGAACTGCCATACTCGAGGGGCATTATTCCTGCTTCAATCGCCCAGTGGTTGCGGCAGTATCAAGTGGAGGGGGTTGCGTTTCTCCACGGGCTGTTTGTGTACCAAAAGGGCGGAGTCCTAGGAGACGACATGGGTCTCGGAAAAACAATCCAGGTGATTGCTTTCTTGACCGCTGCCTATGGAAAAACAGGGGACGAACGGGATGCAAAGCGCATGCGAAAAATGCGTCGATCTGATGACAGCGCTTGGTATCCACGCACGCTAATAGTGTGCCCGGGAACCCTTATTGCAAACTGGAGGGCCGAGTTTGCGCGATGGGGGTGGTGGCATGTTGATAGCTACCACGGGGAGAATAAAGACCTTGCCCTCGATGCGGCAAAGTCAGGGAGAGTGGAAGTCCTGGTTACAACTTACACCACCTACATGAATAACAAAAACGCTGTCAATATGATTGAATGGGACTGCGTTATCGCCGACGAGTGCCACAAGATCAAGGAGCGCAAGTCGGGGACCACCCAGTCTATGAACGAGATCAATGCGTTGTGTCGGATAGGGCTCACCGGCACGGCCATCCAGAACAAATATGAAGAATTATGGACCCTTCTCAACTGGACAAATCCCGGTGTTCTAGGACCGGTAAGCAGCTGGAAAGCACAAATATCGGACCCACTGAAGATCGGACAGTCGCACGATGCCACCCTGAGTGAGCTCAGCAGAGCACGTAGAACAGCCAAGAAACTGGTTGAGAACTTACTTCCTCAATTCTTCATTAGGAGGATGAAGACCTTGATCGCGGATCAGCTGCCCAAAAAGATCGATCGGGTTGTCTTCTGTCCCCTGACTGAGACACAAGCCGAGGCCTACGAGAATTTCCTTGACAGTGACATTGTCGATTATATCAAGACATCTACAGAGCCATGCGATTGTGGATCAGGCAAGAAGGCCGGCTGGTGTTGTCGCAGCCTTATACCAGATAGGGACCCTCCGAACTGGCAATCCTATGTGTTCCCTGCTATAAATGTGCTTCAAAAGCTCAGCAATCATCTGGCAATCCTGATTCCACAAGGAGCAGACCCGAAAGAGAAGCAGGAAAAAGATAGAGATTATCTGGAACTTGCGCTGCCTGAACAATGGCAAGATCTTTACCGTTCGCGCGACTCTATCGTCAACTACGCGAACCCCGAGTTTTGCGGCAAATGGAAGGTTCTGCGGAAATTACTTAAGTGGTGGCATTCGAATGGAGACAAAGTTCTTATATTCTCGCATAGTGTGCGTCTTCTCAAGATGTTACAAATGCTGTTTCATCACACCAGCTACAACGTCAGCTACCTGGATGGATCTATGAGTTTACAAGACCGTGCAAAAGCTGTGGACGAGTTCAATACCGACTCGCGACAGTTTGTTTTTCTGATATCCACCAAGGCTGGCGGTGTTGGGCTGAACATCACCTCCGCAAACAAAGTGGTAGTCGTTGATCCCAACTGGAACCCGTCCTACGACTTGCAGGCCCAGGACCGGGCCTACCGCATAGGACAACTTCGCGACGTTGAAGTCTTTCGGCTTATTTCTGCGGGCACAATCGAAGAAATCGTCTACGCTCGACAGATCTACAAGCAGCAACAGGCAAACATTGGATACAATGCAAGCTCCGAACGTCGGTACTTCAAAGGCGtccaagaaaagaaagacaaAAAGGGCGAGATCTTTGGTTTGAAAAATTTCTTCGGGTATCAGAACGCAAACATCGTTCTGCGGGACATCGTCAACAGAACAAATGTCGCTGAAAGCCGTGCGGGGGTAGACGTCGTCGACATCGATCtcaaagcagaagaagaaggctaCGACTACACCGACCGATCAATGAAACCCGAAGACGATGCAATGAGCCAGCTCGCGGCGATGATCTGCCGCGACGATGACGAAAAAAACCACAAGCCTTTAGCCAGTCTTCCAACACCGCATAAACACGACCCCGTTCAAGCGATTCTCGCTAGTGCAGGCGTGGAATACACTCACCTCAACAATGAAGTGATCGGTTCCTCGCGTGTCGAGGAAGACCTCAGTCGTCGTGCTGAGCTGGCTCAAAATGACACGACAGGTGACCGCCAGGTCTTCATGTCCTCGCAACCTTTCTCTCAGCCGGCGGAGGAACCTATGCGATTCAAGTATCATCCTCCGGAGGATGTCAAACGTCGCCAGTTCTGTAGTATGGCGCGGCGGTTCGGTTATGCTGATGCTACGGAGTTTGCGCTCGTTGTTGAAGGTATGACCCAGGCACAGCGGCGAGCTTGTCTCGACCAGTGGTATCGGGAGAGGAGGGAGATACTACTTTCTGCGGCTCAAAACACTCCTGAGGAGTGGATCAAGGACAGAAAGGTTCTTAAGGAGGACATgggcgatgaagatgaataG